Part of the Brevibacillus brevis genome is shown below.
TGATTTGTCCGGCTACTCGATTCGCACGGATCTCGCTGTCGAGGCACACGAGCTCGCCTGGCAAAAAAACGAGACCGATATACCTGGCGTATTGCTCCAAGCGGACGATGCAGATCCGAACATCAAGGTCACCCGACTTCACGTGCAAAACGAAGAGGGGGGCAAAGCCATCGGGAAGCTGCCAGGCCATTACATCACCATCGAGGTGCCAAAGCTGCGCGACAACGACACCTCGATCGAAGAGCAGGTAGCCCGTCGCTTTGCCCATGAGATGGTCAGCTTTCTCAAGGAGCTGGGCATCACCGAGGAGAAGAAAGCGCTGGTCGTCGGACTGGGCAACTGGAATGTGACACCGGATGCGCTAGGGCCGATGGTGGTTGAAAATCTGCTGGTGACTCGTCACCTCTACCAGCTCGCGCCGGAGACGGTCGGCGAGGGCTATCGGGAAGTGAGTGCCCTGTCCCCGGGGGTGCTCGGAATTACGGGCATCGAAACAAGCGAAATCGTCTTTGGGGTCGTGGAGAAAAGCAAGCCGGATTTTGTGATCTGCATTGACGCTCTGGCTTCCCGGGCCTTGCATCGGGTAAACACGACGATCCAAATCTCCGATACGGGGATTCATCCGGGCTCCGGAGTCGGCAACAAGCGCAAGGCGATCGATCAGAACACGCTGGGCATTCCCGTGATTGCCATCGGGGTGCCGACCGTCGTTTTCGCATCCACGATCGTCAACGATGCGATTACGTACCTCCTCGGACATTTCAATCAGTCGATGGCGGAGAGCAAGCGCGCTTTCAACAAGCTGTCGATGAGCACCCTACCCGAACGTAAAGAGCCGTACACCGAAGAAGACTTGCCGGATATGGAATCGCGCAAGACGTTCATGGGATTGGTAGGCTCCTTGCCGGAAGAGGAAAAACGTCAGCTCATCCACGAGGTGCTCCGTCCGCTGGGACAGGATCTGGTAGTGACACCCAAGGAAGTGGACGACTTTATCGAGGGCGTCTCCAACGTCATCGCCACCGGACTAAACCGCGCGCTGCACCGGGCTGTCGACGAGCAAAACAGCGGAGCTTATACGCACTAGGCAATGAGAGAGAGCGTGCGCCTCTCATTTTAAGAGAAATGCTAGGAAACGGGTTCTATCGTCTCTATGAGGCTCATAGGCTAAAGCATAGACGAGCGGGAAGGAAACAAGAGAAAGGCTCCCGCGACAATGCTACAGCATGAGGAGTGAGACAGATGGCTTCCCTGATCCAGCGCCAATTCGTGATCCTGTCGTTTATAACCGCTTTTCTGTTTATTGTGACCGGGGTGCTCTCCTTGGGCGGCAACAGACTGTTGGTCACATCCTCCGCCGTGCAGCAAGCGGCGGCACACGTCTCCAGCCTGGCGATCCTCGATTGGATGGGAAAGGAAATCCCTGTGCTCAGCGAGACAGTGCAGACCGGGTCCGATCGCCGGAGCAATAGCGTGACAGGCTTTCTGTTCCAGCTTGCGACCAGCATTCAGCCAGGGGATCTGCGGACTTTGCTGGGGAGAGAGCTCCCAGGGATGGTTACGAGCGAGGACGCCCGATTTGTAGTAGCGGGCAAAGGCGCGTCGCTGTCCGACTTTTACATCGAATACCCGCCGCACCCCAAGCAGGTCATCGACGCCTCCGACGCCGTGCCGCTCACCCCGGCGGACGAGAAGACGGAGGACAAGGCGACAAAGCCGGAGCAGAAGCCGGCCGCCCGCCCGAACACAGGGGGCAAGAAGATCGTCTATGTCTACAACACCCACAACCGCGAGTCGTGGTACAGCGAGACGAAGCCGGTAGGCACTTCGGTGGACCACCCCACGAGGAACATCTCGCTGGTCGGCAAAGCCCTGGCCCAAGCCCTCAACGATCGCGGCATCGGCTCGGACGTGAGCACCGATGACATTTATCAGGAACTGCTGAACAAGAAAATGGATTACGCCTTGTCTTACGCGCAGTCTTTGCAAGTGGTCAAAGCGGCTGCGGAAAACAACCGGGAGCTGCACTATTTCTTCGACCTGCACCGCGACACCGCCCCGCGGGATCGAACCACCGTCACGATCAAAGGCAAGACGTACGCACGCGTGATGTTCGTCATCGGAAAACGAAACAAAAACTACGAAAAGAACGAAGCATTCGCCACCGAGCTGCACCAACTGATGGAAGAGATGTACCCGGAGCTTTCGCGCGGCGTGATGGAAAAAGGGGCCAAAACCGATCACGGCGAGTATAACCAGTCCATCTCTCCGGGAAGCCTGTTAATGGAAATAGGTGGAACGGAAAACACGCTGCAAGAGTCTCTGAACACGGCGGAAGCGTTGGCAGACGTGTTTGCGGCTTACTACCTGAAGGCGGAAAAAGTGGGAAAACCGGCAGCGAATGAGCCGGC
Proteins encoded:
- the gpr gene encoding GPR endopeptidase yields the protein MEHNIDLSGYSIRTDLAVEAHELAWQKNETDIPGVLLQADDADPNIKVTRLHVQNEEGGKAIGKLPGHYITIEVPKLRDNDTSIEEQVARRFAHEMVSFLKELGITEEKKALVVGLGNWNVTPDALGPMVVENLLVTRHLYQLAPETVGEGYREVSALSPGVLGITGIETSEIVFGVVEKSKPDFVICIDALASRALHRVNTTIQISDTGIHPGSGVGNKRKAIDQNTLGIPVIAIGVPTVVFASTIVNDAITYLLGHFNQSMAESKRAFNKLSMSTLPERKEPYTEEDLPDMESRKTFMGLVGSLPEEEKRQLIHEVLRPLGQDLVVTPKEVDDFIEGVSNVIATGLNRALHRAVDEQNSGAYTH
- the spoIIP gene encoding stage II sporulation protein P: MASLIQRQFVILSFITAFLFIVTGVLSLGGNRLLVTSSAVQQAAAHVSSLAILDWMGKEIPVLSETVQTGSDRRSNSVTGFLFQLATSIQPGDLRTLLGRELPGMVTSEDARFVVAGKGASLSDFYIEYPPHPKQVIDASDAVPLTPADEKTEDKATKPEQKPAARPNTGGKKIVYVYNTHNRESWYSETKPVGTSVDHPTRNISLVGKALAQALNDRGIGSDVSTDDIYQELLNKKMDYALSYAQSLQVVKAAAENNRELHYFFDLHRDTAPRDRTTVTIKGKTYARVMFVIGKRNKNYEKNEAFATELHQLMEEMYPELSRGVMEKGAKTDHGEYNQSISPGSLLMEIGGTENTLQESLNTAEALADVFAAYYLKAEKVGKPAANEPAKG